A genome region from Brassica oleracea var. oleracea cultivar TO1000 chromosome C2, BOL, whole genome shotgun sequence includes the following:
- the LOC106326101 gene encoding auxin-repressed 12.5 kDa protein — protein sequence MISLSKIKMGVLENLWDDVVAGPQPEARGRGHLRRISTGLTGLNNTKEGTMAGGSVSLPASPGTPVTPSSGRKVDVWRSVFHPASNVTTREIGANVFDKPSHPNSPTVYDWMYSSETRSKHR from the exons ATGATCTCTCTAAGCAAAATAAAAATGGGCGTCCTTGAAAACCTCTGGGACGACGTCGTGGCTGGTCCTCAACCTGAAGCCCGTGGCCGTGGCCATCTCAGGCGAATCTCCACCGGTTTAACTGGCCTGAACAATACCAAAG AAGGAACAATGGCGGGCGGATCGGTGTCTTTACCGGCGAGTCCGGGTACTCCAGTCACACCGAGCTCTGGGCGGAAAGTGGACGTGTGGAGAAGTGTGTTTCATCCGGCAAGTAATGTGACCACAAGGGAGATTGGTGCTAATGTCTTTGATAAACCTTCTCATCCTAATTCTCCCACAGTTTACGACTG GATGTACAGCAGCGAAACCAGGAGCAAGCACCGTTAA
- the LOC106325786 gene encoding late embryogenesis abundant protein 1, producing MNMAAMQLSSTASCGLFRAFPKSRAPPRTPAVVIGRKNSRVIFASSVNNHSKGRNYPVEKARDSRADLANDSRKWRDKSGEDLEACKEQAKDKAYDMKEKTKDKAYDVKEKTKGYAEESKDKVNEGASRAADKAYETKEKAKDKAYDVKEKTKDSAEETKDRVNEGASRAADKAYETKEKVKDKAYDVKEKTKDRAEETKNRAKEYAEDSKEKAVDLAQGFKEKAQDVGEKTMETVKDAWETAKSTAQKVTEAVVGSGEEADRARHDVDKGVEDLSKKAKENWKDDDNDLKGF from the exons ATGAATATGGCGGCTATGCAACTGTCGAGCACAGCTTCTTGCGGTCTCTTTAGAGCTTTCCCTAAGAGCCGAGCTCCTCCCAGAACTCCTGCGGTGGTGATTGGTCGGAAAAATTCTCGTGTCATTTTTGCTTCATCGGTCAATAACCATTCTAAG GGAAGAAACTATCCAGTAGAGAAAGCAAGAGACTCAAGGGCTGATTTGGCTAATGATTCACGGAAATGGAGAGATAAATCTGGCGAAGACTTAGAGGCTTGCAAAGAGCAAGCTAAGGACAAAGCTTATGATATGAAAGAGAAGACTAAGGACAAAGCTTATGATGTGAAAGAGAAGACGAAAGGTTATGCGGAAGAGAGTAAGGATAAAGTGAATGAAGGAGCGAGTAGAGCAGCTGATAAAGCTTACGAGACGAAAGAGAAGGCCAAGGACAAAGCTTATGATGTGAAAGAGAAGACGAAAGATTCTGCTGAAGAGACCAAGGATAGAGTGAACGAAGGAGCGAGCAGAGCAGCTGATAAAGCCTACGAGACGAAAGAGAAGGTTAAGGACAAAGCTTATGATGTGAAAGAGAAAACGAAAGATAGAGCGGAAGAGACTAAAAATAGAGCCAAGGAATATGCAGAGGATTCAAAGGAGAAAGCAGTGGATTTGGCTCAGGGGTTTAAGGAAAAGGCCCAAGATGTTGGGGAAAAGACTATGGAAACCGTGAAAGATGCGTGGGAGACGGCTAAGAGCACAGCTCAGAAGGTCACAGAGGCAGTGGTTGGGTCCGGTGAGGAGGCGGATAGGGCACGGCATGATGTTGACAAGGGCGTGGAAGATTTGTCGAAAAAAGCTAAGGAAAATTGGAAAGACGATGATAATGATCTAAAGGGGTTCTAA